The Podospora pseudopauciseta strain CBS 411.78 chromosome 2 map unlocalized CBS411.78m_2, whole genome shotgun sequence genome has a window encoding:
- a CDS encoding uncharacterized protein (EggNog:ENOG503Q3TQ; COG:O), with product MPFRYYHPPRSAIPRHIANPPHHVLVNNPQPCRPFHSSRHDRAPAGSSNPDDSTHDHYETLNVHPSASPAEIKKSYFHLSKLHHPDHNPSDPSSSHRFMRISEAYTILSHPANRARYDRSRATNPRYAHQHHPHAPKSGSYHSSNPAGGRPPSGLSSRRKTTFQGPPPSFYKSGGWGAHASKRRAAHESSTAQQGSPEGKTHARQDTSAKDHQGWENTTGPESNPGMGFGQDPYYKYGFGGFGYGTNTGSNPFFDPHSHQRTHRRHEERRAKRAMKRRGLSLDADDSMIGTFFVLSGCVAASVVGAMLIGGFGGGLGR from the exons ATGCCATTCCGTTACTACCATCCTCCGCGCAGCGCGATCCCGCGCCATATCGccaaccctcctcaccatgttcttgtcaacaacccccaaccatGCCGACCCTTTCACTCCTCCCGCCATGACCGCGCCCCtgccggcagcagcaacccaGACGACTCAACCCACGACCATTACGAGACCCTAAACGTCcacccctccgcctccccagCTGAGATCAAAAA AAGCTACTTCCACCTCTccaaactccaccaccccgaccacaacccctccgacccctcctcctcccaccgctTCATGCGCATCTCGGAAGCCtacaccatcctctcccacccgGCAAACCGCGCCAGATACGACCGCTCCCGCGCCACAAATCCCCGCTAcgcccaccagcaccacccccacgCCCCAAAGTCGGGATCCTACCACTCCAGCAACCCAGCTGGCGGCCGCCCCCCCTCAGGTCTATCCTCCCGTCGGAAAACCACCTTCCAAGGCCCTCCCCCTTCATTCTACAAGTCAGGGGGATGGGGCGCTCACGCCTCAAAACGACGCGCTGCCCACGAGAGCTCAACAGCCCAGCAGGGCTCGCCAGAGGGGAAAACACATGCCAGACAAGATACCAGTGCAAAAGACCACCAAGGATGGGAGAACACCACCGGCCCTGAATCCAACCCCGGGATGGGCTTCGGTCAGGATCCCTATTATAAATACGGCTTTGGGGGGTTCGGGTACGGGACCAACACCGGATCGAACCCGTTTTTTGACCCGCATTCTCATCAGCGGACGCACAGGCGGCATGAGGAACGGCGGGCAAAGAGGGCCATGAAGCGGAGGGGGTTGAGCTTGGATGCGGATGACAGCATGATTGGGACTTTTTTTGTCTTGAGCGGGTGCGTGGCTGCTAGTGTTGTGGGCGCGATGCTAATagggggttttggaggtgggCTTGGAAGGTAG
- the ASN1 gene encoding asparagine synthetase (BUSCO:EOG09261145; COG:E; MEROPS:MER0034539; EggNog:ENOG503NVCE) has product MCGIFACHSHPDVAKFKPTALKLSKQIRHRGPDWSKNLTPDVISNNTILCHERLSIVGVESGAQPLTNADDSIILAVNGEIYNHRLVRKTLKTPYHFKTTSDCEVVIPLYLEYGIDAPKHLDGMFSFVLYDKKKDRTIAARDPIGITTLYQGWSSKEPGTVYFASELKSLHPVCDKIEAFPPGHIFDSLTGERTRYFEPTWWDGEKIPQTPVDLKKLRETLERSVRKRLMAEVPYGVLLSGGLDSSLVASIAQRETLRLKKLAEEANGAAEEKPEDLDKGEGLVGLDDEGKLSTMTFLPQLNSFSIGLPGSPDNEAALKVAKFLGTKHHVMTFTIEDGLNALSDVIYHLETYDVTTIRASTPMYLLSRKIKAMGIKMVLSGEGSDEIFGGYLYFHGAPNKEEFHTECVRRVKNLHLADCLRANKSTSAWGLEARVPFLDKEFLEVSMNIDPADKMINKERMEKYILRKAFDTSDDPTAEPYLPDNILWRQKEQFSDGVGYGWIDALKDNAELHVTDEMMKNPKPEWGSDIPDTKEAYWYRLMFDEHFPQSCASTVMRWTPTWSKQTDPSGRAISIHQAKYEDA; this is encoded by the exons ATGTGCGGCATCTTCGCCTGCCATAG TCACCCAGACGTCGCCAAATTCAAGCCGACTGCTCTGAAGCTTTCCAAGCAGATCAGACACAGAGGCCCGGATTG GAGTAAGAATCTCACCCCTGA CGTTATCTCTAACAACACGA TTCTGTGCCATGAACGGCTCAGCAtcgtcggtgttg AGAGCGGAGCTCAGCCACTTACCAATGCCGATGACAGCATTATCCTCGCCGTCAACGGCGAAATCTACAACCACCGTCTTGTTCGCAAGACCTTGAAGACCCCCTACCACTTCAAGACCACCTCGGATTGCGAGGTTGTGATTCCTCTG TACCTCGAGTATGGCATTGATGCGCCCAAGCACCTCGATGGCATGTTCTCCTTCGTTCTTtacgacaagaagaaggaccgCACAATCGCAGCCCGCGACCCCATCGGTATCACAACCCTTTACCAGGGCTGGTCCTCCAAGGAGCCCGGCACTGTTTACTTCGCTTCCGAGCTGAAGTCCCTCCACCCCGTCTGCGACAAGATCGAGGCTTTCCCCCCCGGACACATCTTCGACAGCTTGACTGGCGAGAGGACACGGTACTTTGAGCCCACATGGTGGGATGGCGAGAAGATCCCCCAGACCCCTGTCGACCTCAAGAAGCTCCGCGAGACTCTTGAGAGGTCTGTCAGGAAAAGGTTGATGGCTGAGGTTCCTTATGGTGTTCTCCTTTCCGGCGGTCTTGACTCTTCGCTTGTTGCTTCTATTGCCCAGAGAGAAACCCTGCGCCTGAAGAAGCTTGCAGAGGAGGCCAACGGCGCCGCTGAGGAGAAGCCTGAGGATTTGGACAAGGGCGAGGGTCTTGTTGGTCTCGATGACGAGGGCAAGCTCTCTACCATGACCTTCCTTCCCCAGCtcaactccttctccattGGCCTTCCCGGCTCTCCTGACAACGAGGCTGCCCTCAAGGTGGCCAAGTTCCTCGGCACCAAGCACCACGTCATGACCTTCACCATCGAGGATGGGCTCAACGCCTTGTCTGATGTCATCTACCACCTCGAGACCTACGatgtcaccaccatccgTGCCTCGACTCCCATGTACCTGCTCTCTCGCAAGATCAAGGCCATGGGCATCAAGATGGTCCTCTCTGGTGAGGGTTCCGACGAGATCTTCGGCGGTTACCTCTACTTCCACGGCGCCCCCAACAAGGAGGAGTTCCACACCGAGTGCGTCCGCCGCGTCAAGAACCTTCACTTGGCCGACTGCCTGCGCGCCAACAAGTCCACCTCCGCGTGGGGTCTTGAGGCCCGTGTGCCCTTCCTCGACAAGGAGTTCCTCGAGGTGTCGATGAACATCGACCCTGCGGACAAGATGATCAACAAGGAAAGAATGGAGAAGTACATTCTCCGCAAGGCTTTCGACACCTCGGACGACCCGACCGCCGAGCCCTACCTTCCCGACAACATCCTCTGGCGCCAGAAGGAGCAGTTCTCTGACGGTGTCGGATACGGATGGATCGATGCCCTCAAGGACAACGCCGAGCTCCACGTCACCGacgagatgatgaagaaccCCAAGCCCGAGTGGGGCAGCGATATCCCTGACACCAAGGAGGCCTACTGGTACCGCCTGATGTTCGACGAGCACTTCCCCCAGTCGTGCGCGTCGACCGTCATGAGGTGGACACCCACATGGTCCAAGCAGACGGATCCCAGTGGCAG AGCTATCTCGATCCATCAGGCCAAGTATGAGGATGCTTAA
- a CDS encoding uncharacterized protein (EggNog:ENOG503NYQS; COG:S) — protein MASSPKDLAPDVTTTTVTPDTTVTESGAGAAAAKPETNTTLGGDGAETTTRRAATFTVSPSQSQQQSGTNGGSGSGGGSVKSAAANGNSTADIDTTNPLDFSEDVSADNSLPTLATLKRIDNYIVLDRNGKSHTFRSLYTGRHVARRVLLVFVRHFYCGNCQDYLRTLSSAFSPSDLLGLPIPTFIVVIGCGDPGLIDMYTSETGCPFPVYTDPTRKLYAELGMIRTLALGERPAYTKTHLVRSSLASVVQGLKQIPKGLAHKGGDSRQIGGEFLFEPVSGEDVASPIKELGEWGRGERAGNGDGESVKMGVRHRASETPSIDGKNMELGGDGSEGVDKIVSWCHRMRNTRDHAEVPELMEVFGMAVGEMEKIPGDVKGLERERWERAIRERKGVGLGGKGRGSLER, from the exons ATGGCGTCGTCCCCGAAAGATCTAGCGCCGGACgtgacaacaaccacagtcACCCCCGACACCACGGTTACAGAAAGCGGAGCGggcgccgctgccgccaagCCGGAGACTAACACGACGttgggcggtgatggtgcggagacgacgacgaggagggcaGCTACCTTTACTGTCTCACCATCACAGTCACAGCAGCAGTCTGGAACAAACGGTGGcagtggtagtggtggtggttctgtCAAGTCGGCGGCGGCCAACGGGAACTCAACAGCCGACATTGACACGACCAACCCCCTCGACTTTTCCGAAGACGTCTCGGCGGACAACTCCCTTCCTACGCTGGCGACGCTGAAGAGGATTGACAACTACATTGTGCTGGACCGCAATGGAAAGTCGCACACGTTCCGGTCGCTGTACACGGGGCGGCAtgtggcgaggagggtgttgctTGTGTTTGTTAGGCATTTTTACTGTGGT AACTGTCAAGATTACCTCCGGACCTTGTCCTCTGCGTTTTCGCCGTCGGATTTGCTGGGTTTGCCCATCCCGACGTTTATCGTTGTGATTGGGTGTGGCGATCCGGGCTTGATCGATATGTACACCTCTGAGACTGGGTGTCCTTTTCCTGTTTACACGGATCCCACGCGGAAATTGTATGCGGAGCTGGGCATGATTCGGACGTTGGCTTTGGGGGAGAGGCCGGCGTATACAAAGACTCATCTTGTCAGGTCGAGTTTGGCGAGTGTGGTTCAGGGTCTGAAGCAGATACCCAAGGGGCTGGCGCACAAGGGGGGCGATTCGAGGCAGATAGGGGGCGAGTTCTTGTTTGAGCCGGTTagtggggaggatgtggctAGTCCGATcaaggagttgggggagtgggggaggggagagagggctgggaatggggatggggagagtgTGAAGATGGGGGTAAGGCATAGGGCGAGTGAGACGCCGAGTATTGATGGGAAGAACATGGagttgggaggggatgggagtgagggggtggataaGATTGTTAGTTGGTGTCATAGGATGAGGAATACGAGGGATCATGCAGAGGTGCCGGAGTTGATGGAGGTGTTTgggatggcggtgggggagatggagaagataCCCGGGGAtgtgaaggggttggagagggagaggtgggagagggcgattagggagaggaagggagtaggtttgggggggaaggggagggggagtttaGAGAGATGA
- the UPS2 gene encoding Phospholipid metabolism protein (COG:U; EggNog:ENOG503P1RF; BUSCO:EOG092641K1) codes for MKVFSNTETFNYSWEEVSTANWRKYCPWNDKSTHVLAVDTISRTVDPETGILRTERLITCKQSMPEILKKILGAGMEDQQVFETSYVDPKQRTVTMVSENITWNNLLNVQETVVYRPLNDHQTSFEQAAKITALCGGWQKIKNSMEDALVKRFRDNAARGKEGFEAVLAMSRRVFAEEQQREKMMLIQAQAVNIRMAA; via the coding sequence ATGAAGGTCTTTTCCAACACAGAAACCTTCAACTACTCCTGGGAGGAGGTATCAACCGCCAACTGGCGGAAATACTGCCCATGGAACGACAAGTCCACCCACGTTCTCGCCGTCGACACCATCAGCCGGACCGTCGACCCCGAGACTGGCATCCTGCGCACAGAACGCCTCATCACCTGCAAGCAGAGTATGCCTGAGATCTTGAAGAAGATCCTGGGCGCCGGCATGGAGGATCAGCAAGTTTTTGAGACGTCCTATGTCGACCCAAAGCAGAGGACCGTCACCATGGTCTCAGAGAACATCACATGGAACAACCTTCTCAACGTTCAGGAGACGGTTGTCTACAGACCACTCAATGACCATCAGACATCCTTCGAGCAGGCGGCCAAGATCACCGCTCTGTGCGGCGGGTGGCAGAAGATTAAGAACAGCATGGAGGACGCGCTCGTCAAGAGGTTTCGCGACAACGCTGCCAGGGGCAAGGAAGGGTTCGAGGCTGTGCTTGCCATGAGCAGGAGGGTGTTCgccgaggagcagcagcgggagAAGATGATGCTCATCCAAGCCCAGGCCGTCAACATCCGCATGGCTGCTTAG
- the hus5 gene encoding SUMO conjugating enzyme Hus5 (COG:O; EggNog:ENOG503P1T8) translates to MGSTLCQNRLIEERKQWRKDHPFGFWAKPQKNPQGVLDMKVWECAIPGKKDTIWEGGQFKLHITFPDEYPTKPPKCKFVPPLFHPNVYPSGTVCLSILNEEEAWKPAITLKQILLGVQDLLNDPNPESPAQAEAYNLFKKDRAEYERRIKRIVRENAAP, encoded by the exons ATGGGTTCGACACTCTGCCAGAACCGTCTGATTGAGGAGAG AAAGCAGTGGCGGAAAGACCACCCGTTCGGCTTCTGGGCCAAACCCCAGAAGAATCCCCAAGGTGTGCTGGACATGAAGGTCTGGGAGTGTGCTATTCCTGGCAAGAAAGACACAATATGGGAGGGCGGCCAGTTCAAGCTGCACATCACTTTTCCAGATG AATATCCCACGAAGCCCCCCAAGT GCAAATTCGTCCCTCCTCTGTTCCACCCTAATGTCTACCCTTCGGGCACCGTCTGCCTTTCGATCCTcaacgaggaagaggctTGGAAACCGGCCATCACTCTCAAGCAGATTCTCCTTGGTGTCCAAGACCTCCTGAACGACCCAAACCCCGAGTCACCAGCTCAGGCCGAGGCTTACAACCTATTCAAAAAGGACAGAGCCGAGTACGAAAGACGTATCAAACGGATTGTTCGAGAGAATGCTGCTCCATAG
- the POR1 gene encoding Mitochondrial porin (BUSCO:EOG09263OXI; EggNog:ENOG503NXEA; COG:P), whose amino-acid sequence MAAVPAYSDIAKAANDLLSKDFYHLSSGSLEVKDTTPNRVAFKVTGKSSHDAATSGAIEAKYSDKSTGVTVTQTWNTANALESKVELADTLAKGLKAEGIFSFLPASQAKGVKANLQFKQSNFHGRAFVDLLKGPTTSIDALIGHEGFLAGGSAAFDVQKAKITNYSLAVGYHAPTYNAAVTATDNLSVFSASYYHKVNKLVEAGSKATWNSKTGNTVGLEVAAKYRIDPVSFVKAKINDRGVAAVAYNVLLRDGVKLGLGASFDTQKLDQATHKVGTSLTFEN is encoded by the exons atgGCTGCTGTCCCTGCCTACTCCGATATCGCCAAGGCGGCGAACGAT CTCCTTTCCAAGGATTTCTACCATCTCTCCTCCGGCAGCCTTGAGGTCAAggacaccacccccaaccgcGTTGCCTTCAAGGTTACCGGCAAGAGCAGCCACGATGCTGCCACCTCCGGCGCT ATCGAGGCCAAGTACTCTGACAAGTCCACCG GCGTGACCGTCACCCAGACCTGGAACACCGCCAACGCTCTCGAGTCCAAGGTTGAGCTTGCCGACACCCTCGCCAAGGGTCTCAAGGCCGAGGGtatcttctccttcctccccgcctcccagGCCAAGGGTGTCAAGGCCAACCTTCAGTTCAAGCAGTCCAACTTCCACGGCCGCGCTTTCGTCGACCTCCTCAAGggccccaccaccagcatcgATGCCCTTATCGGCCACGAGGGTTTCCTCGCCGGTGGTTCCGCTGCTTTTGATGTCCAGAAGGCTAAGATCACCAACTACTCCCTGGCCGTCGGTTACCACGCCCCTACCTACAACGCCGCTGTCACCGCCACCGACAACCTGAGCGTTTTCTCCGCCAGCTACTACCACAAGGTCAACAAGCTTGTCGAGGCTGGTTCCAAGGCCACCTGGAACTCCAAGACTGGCAACACCGTTGGTCTCGAGGTTGCCGCCAAGTACCGCATTGACCCCGTTTCCTTCGTCAAG GCCAAGATCAACGACCGCGGTGTCGCCGCCGTTGCCTACAACGTCCTCCTCCGTGACGGCGTCAAGCTCGGTCTCGGTGCCTCTTTCGACACCCAGAAGCTCGACCAGGCCACCCACAAAGTCGGTACCAGCCTTACCTTTGAGAACTAA
- the MAP2 gene encoding Methionine aminopeptidase 2 (MEROPS:MER0001728; EggNog:ENOG503NUPF; COG:J), with product MAAQAPVDEIAQLSVSDAATTKPKPGLDSATATNGNLNRDSDDSDDDAENVAPGAETGAAKKKKKRKPKKKKKNPTAQSDPPRVLISQLFPNKVYPKGEEVEYVNENRYRTTNEEKRHLDNLKNDFYNDYRHAAEAHRQTRQWAQKNIKPGWSLTDIANGIEDSVRALVGHQGLEEGDALKAGMGFPTGLSLNHCAAHYNPNAGNKMVLQQDDVLKVDIGVHVNGNIVDSAFTLAFNPRYDPLLEACKAATNEGLKQAGIDARLGEIGGYIQEVMESYEVELDGNTYQVKPIRNLNGHTILPYNIHGGKSVPIVKSNDQTKMEEGDVFAIETFGSTGNGYVHEEGEVSHYAKRMDAPKVDLRLSSAKSLLNVINKNFGTLPFCRRYLDRLGQDKYLLGLNSLVANGVVESYPPLVDKKGSYTAQFEHTILIRPTVKEVISRGDDY from the exons ATGGCGGCTCAAGCGCCGGTAGATGAGATCGCGCAGCTCAGCG TGAGCGATGCGGCCACCACAAAGCCCAAGCCAGGTCTTGATTCGGCTACCGCCACCAATGGCAACCTGAACCGTGACAGCGATGAttccgacgacgacgcgGAAAATGTTGCCCCCGGCGCTGAGACGGGGgccgccaagaagaagaagaagagaaagccgaagaagaagaagaagaaccccACGGCCCAGTCCGACCCCCCGCGGGTTCTGATCTCGCAGCTCTTTCCCAACAAGGTGTACCCcaagggcgaggaggtggaatATGTGAACGAGAACAGATATCGCACCACCAACGAGGAGAAGCGCCacctcgacaacctcaagaaTGACTTTTACAATGACTACCGTCATGCTGCTGAGGCCCACCGCCAGACTCGCCAGTGGGCACAAAAGAACATCAAGCCTGGCTGGTCGCTGACTGACATTGCCAACGGCATTGAAGACAGCGTCCGTGCTCTTGTTGGTCACCAGGgtcttgaggagggtgatgctTTGAAGGCAGGTATGGGTTTCCCTACTGGCCTCAGTCTCAACCACTGCGCTGCCCACTACAACCCCAACGCTGGAAACAAGATGGTTCTCCAGCAGGATGATGTCTTGAAGGTCGATATCGGCGTGCACGTCAACGGCAACATTGTCGACAGTGCCTTCACCTTGGCTTTCAACCCCCGTTATGACCCTCTTCTCGAGGCTTGCAAGGCGGCCACCAACGAAGGTCTCAAGCAGGCTGGTATTGATGCCAGACTTGGCGAGATTGGTGGGTACATCCAGGAAGTCATGGAGAGTTACGAGGTTGAGCTGGACGGCAACACGTACCAGGTCAAGCCGATCCGCAACCTCAACGGACACACAATCCTCCCATACAACATTCACGGAGGCAAGAGCGTGCCCATTGTGAAGAGCAACGATCAGaccaagatggaggagggtgatgtctTCGCCATCGAGACCTTCGGTAGCACTGGCAACGGCTATGTGCACGAGGAAGGTGAGGTCTCTCACTACGCAAAGAGAATGGATGCGCCCAAGGTGGACCTCCGTCTCAGCTCAGCCAAGTCTCTGTTGAACGTCATCAACAAGAACTTTGGCACCCTGCCATTCTGCAGACGTTACCTGGACCGCCTTGGCCAGGACAAGTACCTGCTTGGCTTGAACAGCCTCGTTGCCAACGGGGTTGTGGAGTCTTATCCTCCTCTGGTGGACAAGAAGGGTTCATACACAGCACAGTTTGAGCAT ACCATCTTGATCCGACCTACCGTAAAGGAGGTCATCAGCCGTGGAGATGATTACTAG
- a CDS encoding uncharacterized protein (EggNog:ENOG503P9I8), translating into MADDLLFNLNLGSSSESDPEDLASCPAKQPVSRADRSALSQSAFAALKKEYIPRVENGDLWTQIPLPLTPEPDANRGGLISKPQAQDLLHAVEELYFYRRYSDGIGFVKKIMADGGEQKIDLETRELLRKYEGRCKSKLESSQ; encoded by the exons ATGGCAGAcgacctcctcttcaacctcaacctaggctcctcctccgaatcCGACCCCGAAGACCTCGCCTCCTGCCCCGCCAAACAACCCGTCTCCCGAGCTGACCGCTCCGCTCTCTCGCAGTCAGCGTTTGCAGCCCTGAAAAAAGAATATATCCCCCGAGTCGAGAACGGCGAT TTATGGACTCaaatccctctccctctcaccCCCGAACCAGACGCCAACCGCGGCGGTCTAATCAGCAaaccccaagcccaagacttGCTGCACGCAGTGGAGGAGTTGTATTTCTACCGACGCTATTCCGACGGGATAGGGTTCGTGAAAAAGATAATGGCTGACGGGGGAGAACAAAAAATAGACCTGGAGACGAGGGAGCTACTGCGCAAGTATGAGGGGAGATGTAAATCAAAACTGGAGTCGTCACAATGA
- a CDS encoding uncharacterized protein (EggNog:ENOG503P8YI) → MYGLGLRTSFYLLHLSTLFLELLEQEYIVLLLSAELVLNFALLLALILQVAAGGLHIVEVYILLLLLSVTVYLFVPRHAADLAMVFCPHLGLRVKSRGRGVDVLGCLRGGYGLVVVGVQVWFWGRGVDSVRYNDGGGGGGGDGKGCLEYGFLFGAMDLKSGSMKGLNILLVLGMLTGGLVVVGCVKSGWWGVRKGGRKKKMWEAQKWLEALGGLAIAVTVIVAIELTIRWNRIGAENSVNQATTAAQLIPLLLVIALISTFLYGVFSNDKSDDGSLVVTLEAGSSSSPSGSGTGSSPSGSGGSGPTPVVVAERPPAPSPPMPPSRHSPRFPGPPPGPPPASHHSGYSHSGYSHSGSPTPPSPLSPRIINVSPSGPVARPSVNYYRQVAPHPYFPYEGPEYYDPNRSPPRMSGGIGARWPRFAKPMGPRPPPSPTKSIDPANDKLWDEVLSGAPGTQGEPLITQKDIDDLFNPPPSAMLITDADVAAVMEPLVTDADVEEVIREMLTEQDIADALKDKKP, encoded by the exons ATGTACGGCCTCGGCCTCCGCACGTCCTTttacctcctccacctctcgACCCTGTTCCTCGAGCTCCTAGAGCAGGAATATATCGTCCTTCTCCTGTCCGCCGAGCTCGTCCTCAACTTTGCGCTTTTGCTTGCATTGATATTGcaggttgctgctggggggtTGCATATTGTTGAGGTGTatattcttcttcttctcctctccgTCACTGTCTACCTCTTCGTCCCGAGACATGCGGCGGATTTGGCAATGGTGTTTTGTCCTCATTTGGGGTTGCGGGTGAAAagtagggggaggggggtagaTGTGCTGGGTtgtttgagggggggttatggattggttgtggttggtgtgcaggtttggttttggggtAGGGGGGTGGATTCGGTTAGGTATaatgacggtggtggtggtggtggtggtgatgggaaagGGTGTTTGGAGTATGGGTTTTTGTTTGGGGCGATGGATCTTAAGAGCGGGAGTATGAAGGGGTTGAATattttgttggtgttggggatgctgactggggggttggtggtggtgggttgtgtgaagagtgggtggtggggggttaggaagggagggaggaagaagaaaat GTGGGAAGCACAAAAGTGGTTGGAGGCCTTGGGGGGCCTTGCGATCGCCGTAACCGTGATCGTTGCGATTGAGCTGACGATTCGATGGAACCGCATCGGGGCTGAGAACAGTGTAAATCAGgcaaccaccgccgcccaacTCATCCCGCTCTTGCTGGTTATCGCACTCATTTCGACATTTTTGTACGGGGTCTTCAGTAACGACAAGTCAGACGACGGTAGTCTGGTTGTTACGCTTGAAGCAGGGTCATCATCGTCGCCATCGGGCTCAGGTACTGGGTCAAGCCCATCCGGCTCTGGTGGTTCCGGTCCTACACCAGTTGTCGTTGCTGAAAG ACCACcagccccatcaccaccaatgcCACCATCAAGACACAGCCCGAGATTCCCTGGGCCACCACCCGGtccacctccagcttctcatCACAGCGGCTACAGTCACAGCGGCTATAGTCACAGCGGCTCACCTACTCCTCCATCGCCTCTGAGCCCAAGGATAATCAACGTCTCACCCTCCGGGCCAGTAGCTAGACCATCAGTCAACTATTATCGCCAAGTGGCTCCCCATCCCTACTTCCCGTATGAAGGACCCGAGTACTACGACCCGAACAGATCACCTCCCCGCATGTCAGGAGGTATCGGGGCAAGGTGGCCACGTTTCGCGAAACCAATGGGTCCCCGcccgcctccctctcctacCAAGTCAATAGACCCAGCCAACGACAAACTCTGGGACGAAGTTCTCAGCGGCGCACCAGGCACACAAGGGGAACCACTGATAACTCAAAAAGACATCGACGACTTGTTCAACCCGCCACCGTCAGCAATGCTGATTACCGATGCGGATGTGGCGGCTGTGATGGAGCCTTTGGTGACAGACGCAGATGTGGAGGAAGTGATAAGGGAGATGCTGACGGAGCAGGACATAGCAGACGCTCTGAAAGATAAG AAGCCGTGA